A stretch of DNA from Halopiger xanaduensis SH-6:
CGACATCTGCGAGTGGGGCGACTGCTACGGCAACCGCGCCGATCGGTTCCTCGCCGGCGTCGGGTACTTCGACGGCGAGCGCCCGAGCATCCTCATGACCCGGGGCTACTACGAGAAGTCGATGCTGGCCGCGTGGGACTTCCGCGACGGCGACCTCGAGATCCGCTGGATCTTCGACAGCGACGACGGCAACGAGGAGTACGAGGCCCAGGGCAACCACCAGCTCGCCACCGCCGACGTCGACGGCGACGGTAAGGACGAGGTCGTCTACGGCGCGTGCGTCATCGACCACGACGGCACCGGGCTCTACTCGACGGGTTGGAACCACGGCGACGCCCTTCACGTGGGCGACTTCGATCCGAGTCGGGACGGGCTCGAGGTCTTCCAGCCCCACGAGTGGGGACCGTACGGCGCGACGTTCCGCGACGCCGAAACGGGCGAGCTACTGTGGGGCGTCGAAGGCGAGGGCGACATCGGCCGAGGGATGATCGCGGACATCGATCCGAACTACGACGGAGCCGAGGCGTGGGCGGGGATCCCCCTGTCCGACGACGATATCGGCCTGTGGTCCGCTCAGGGCGAGCGGATCAGCGAGGATGCCGTCGACTCGATGAACTTCGGTATCTGGTGGACCGGCGACCTGCACCGCGAACTGCTTGACCACGACTTCCTCGGCTACGACGAGGGAGGGTACGGCCACGGCTGGATCAAGAAGTGGAACCCCGAAACCGAGGAACTGGACCTCCTGCGGTCCTTCGACGGCACGCGGTCGAACAACGGCTCGAAGGGGACGCCGTGTCTCTCGGGCGACATCCTCGGCGACTGGCGCGAGGAAGTGATCTGGCGGACCGAAGACAGCGAGGCGCTGCGGCTGTACGCCACGCCTCACGAGACCGACCACCGACTGCACACGCTGTTGCACGACACGCAGTATCGGACTGCGCTCGCGTGGCAAAACGTCGGCTACAACCAGCCGCCGTGGCCGAGCTTCTTCCTCGGGAACGGAATGGACGAGCCGCCGAAACCTAACGTCGAACCCGTCTCCGCCGACGAGTAACCCGGTCACTCACCACTACGAACCTCACTGGATGGACGCCGAGCGGCGACGGATAACGGCCGGCACGCGCTGCGTCACTCGAGACGCCCACGGGTGACCGGCGGTTCGATGCCCGGTTCCATTCTTACAGATTTACTGACGAAATATCATATATCGGCAGAAGGATTCGGAATACCGGTAGTCTTATTCGACACTGTCCGGAAGGTCCGGTCGCAAATGGTACGTAGCGAATCGCTTACACGGCGACAGGTAGCGTCACTGCTCGTCACGGGTTCGGTCGGTGCCATCGCGGGTTGTGCTAGTACCGGTGACGATGACGGTGCCGACGCCGAGACGAGTAACGATACCGACGGATCCAACGATAGCGATCCAAATCTGCGCGAAGCGGAGACCGACCTCACCATTCGTATCGAAGACGAAAACGGCGACCCGGTCTCGAGCGAGAACGCGACCGTCGAGATAGTCGATCACGCGACGGATATCGAGTACACTATCGAGCAAGAGATCGAAGACGGCGTTGCGGAACCGCAATTCATCGAAGCGACGACGTACACAGTTACGATCGTCAGCGAGGAATACGAGGACGCGGAGCAAGAGATCAGCCTCGAAGCCGGCGACGAGGAAGAACTCTCGTTCGAACTCGAGGCCGCGTCGTAACGAGTTTGCACGTCGTCCGCGGAACACCGTTCGACGGCGCTGTAGCCCGACCTACGCCGCCAGCGTCGCGTTGAGGAAAATCATCGCCGGCACGCACCTAGGACGTGATACCGAGACCGACTGGGTCGACAAACGTATCGAGTGGCTACCGTCTCAGTTCTCGAGGACGGTCGCACCCTCGAGATCGTAGTCCTCGAAATACTCGCGCTCGATATCGATCAGTTCGGCGAACAGTTCTCGAGCCTCCTCGCGGGGAATCGTCACGAGCGGCTCGTTGAGGAACGCCTCGAACGCGAGATCGAGATCGCCGGTGAAGCCCGCTTCGACGAGCGTCTCCTGGTTGTGGATCGTCGTCGTGACCATGTTGCGGACTTCTCGAGGAAGCGTACCGGCGGTGATCGGCTTGACGCCGGCGCCGGTGATGAGGACGTTCGTCTCGACGACTGCACCGTCGGGGAGGTCCGGCGTCTGGCCGACGTTGGGGTAGTTGACGTTGGTCTTCAGGGGCTCGAGACCCAGTAGCGCACGGATGATATCGACGGCTTCCTCGCCGGAGGAGGTGAAGTCAAACTCCTCAGGATGGGCCATGTACTTGTCCATCTTCGCCGGTCCGTCGCTGTCGCTGACGCGGGCGGAACTGGGCGTCAGGCGGATCCCCCAGCGCTGGATCTCAGCGGGTTCGTCGATCGAGAGATACCACGGGACGAACTCCACGAGGTGGCGGTCGCCGGCGGCGCCCAGAAGGCCGAACTTGTCGTAGAGGTCGAACGCGACCTCGTGGTGGTTGATCCAGTAATCCTCGCCCTCGAGATCGCCGGGCTCGAAACTCGGGAGCGGCTTGCGCTCCTCGAGTTCCGCGTCGAGGTACTGGAAGACGTCGTGATCACGCCAGTAGGCCTCATCAATCCACGTGAAGTGGTTGATGCCTTTGACGTTAACGTCGATCTCGCTGCCGGCGACATTCTCGGCGTCGTCGACGTACTTCTCGGCGATCTCGGCGAGCAGCTGCTGGATGTGGAAGACCTCGTGACAGAGTCCGATGGCGTTGATGTCGGGGTACTCTTCGTAGAGCGCTCGGGTGCAGACGGTCATCGGGTTCGTGTAGTTGAACACCCAGGCGTCGGGGCACTGTTCGCGGACCGTCGCCGCGATC
This window harbors:
- a CDS encoding rhamnogalacturonan lyase, whose product is MTDSNTSGTNSRRYRREILSGMAAGSAAFATGMAAASPGRSDRGNGRGNGERKHGSKRQVESLDRGLVAVPADDGVLVRWRLLGTEPRDLGFHVYRDGERLNNKPITESTNYFDPDGTTDSTYAVRAVGNGRASGRKDGDRKPGMSESVEVWDNQYKEIPLNKPDPVEGEDGETVTYHANDASVADLTGDGTLDIVQKWTPSNAKDNAHEGHTSDVLLDGYTLEGEHLWRINLGQNIRAGAHYTPFVVYDFDGDGKAELAVRTSDGATDATGEVIGDPDADYANDVGRILEGPEYLTVFDGETGEALATADFEPARGDICEWGDCYGNRADRFLAGVGYFDGERPSILMTRGYYEKSMLAAWDFRDGDLEIRWIFDSDDGNEEYEAQGNHQLATADVDGDGKDEVVYGACVIDHDGTGLYSTGWNHGDALHVGDFDPSRDGLEVFQPHEWGPYGATFRDAETGELLWGVEGEGDIGRGMIADIDPNYDGAEAWAGIPLSDDDIGLWSAQGERISEDAVDSMNFGIWWTGDLHRELLDHDFLGYDEGGYGHGWIKKWNPETEELDLLRSFDGTRSNNGSKGTPCLSGDILGDWREEVIWRTEDSEALRLYATPHETDHRLHTLLHDTQYRTALAWQNVGYNQPPWPSFFLGNGMDEPPKPNVEPVSADE
- a CDS encoding PEGA domain-containing protein — its product is MVRSESLTRRQVASLLVTGSVGAIAGCASTGDDDGADAETSNDTDGSNDSDPNLREAETDLTIRIEDENGDPVSSENATVEIVDHATDIEYTIEQEIEDGVAEPQFIEATTYTVTIVSEEYEDAEQEISLEAGDEEELSFELEAAS
- a CDS encoding family 4 glycosyl hydrolase produces the protein MHHLGSTATTASTARTDVTIGYVGGGSQGWAHTFINDILQCQDVSGQVRLYDVDYEAAQRNAELGNALGSREEAVSDWTFEAAETLAAALEDADFVICSTQDPPEETFVHDIDVPQEYGIYQTVADTCGPGGAVRALRSIPQYREIAATVREQCPDAWVFNYTNPMTVCTRALYEEYPDINAIGLCHEVFHIQQLLAEIAEKYVDDAENVAGSEIDVNVKGINHFTWIDEAYWRDHDVFQYLDAELEERKPLPSFEPGDLEGEDYWINHHEVAFDLYDKFGLLGAAGDRHLVEFVPWYLSIDEPAEIQRWGIRLTPSSARVSDSDGPAKMDKYMAHPEEFDFTSSGEEAVDIIRALLGLEPLKTNVNYPNVGQTPDLPDGAVVETNVLITGAGVKPITAGTLPREVRNMVTTTIHNQETLVEAGFTGDLDLAFEAFLNEPLVTIPREEARELFAELIDIEREYFEDYDLEGATVLEN